A section of the Constrictibacter sp. MBR-5 genome encodes:
- a CDS encoding rhomboid family intramembrane serine protease encodes MRVAPFGMIPIHDDNPTATRPVVTIGLIAVNALVFLWQLTLTPSQQEMAIYAFGMIPAVLLQGVTLPPEIAGTPPVLTVVTSMFMHGGWMHLLGNMLYLWIFGNNVEDACGHGRFLVFYLACGVAAALAQAFQDPSSTLPMVGASGAIGGVLGAYLLLHPHARVLVLIPIFFYMHVARIPALLVLGLWFVIQFVSYAATPAGEGGVAYWAHIGGFIAGAVLILFIRRRGIPLFEGRSRPMPPPRRRGPWG; translated from the coding sequence ATGCGAGTCGCTCCTTTCGGTATGATCCCGATCCACGACGACAACCCGACGGCGACAAGGCCCGTGGTCACGATCGGACTGATCGCGGTCAACGCCCTGGTATTCCTGTGGCAATTGACGCTCACGCCCAGCCAGCAGGAAATGGCGATCTACGCCTTCGGCATGATTCCGGCCGTCCTGCTGCAGGGCGTGACCTTGCCGCCGGAGATCGCGGGGACGCCGCCCGTGCTGACGGTGGTGACGTCGATGTTCATGCACGGCGGGTGGATGCACCTGCTTGGAAACATGCTCTATCTCTGGATTTTCGGTAACAATGTCGAGGATGCATGCGGCCATGGCCGCTTCCTCGTCTTCTATCTCGCATGCGGCGTTGCCGCCGCACTCGCTCAGGCTTTTCAGGATCCGTCATCGACACTGCCGATGGTCGGGGCGAGCGGTGCCATCGGCGGCGTACTGGGGGCCTATCTTTTGCTGCACCCGCATGCGCGCGTCCTGGTCCTGATTCCGATTTTCTTCTACATGCACGTCGCGCGGATCCCGGCCCTTCTCGTTCTCGGCCTCTGGTTCGTCATCCAGTTCGTATCCTACGCGGCCACACCTGCGGGCGAAGGGGGCGTCGCCTATTGGGCGCATATCGGCGGGTTCATCGCCGGCGCAGTCCTGATCCTGTTCATACGCCGCCGCGGGATACCGCTCTTCGAGGGCCGTTCACGGCCCATGCCACCGCCGCGGCGGCGTGGACCCTGGGGCTGA
- the dapA gene encoding 4-hydroxy-tetrahydrodipicolinate synthase — MRDVDVSIGERSGVATRCGANVVLDLPSIVAVLIGYASYSPNPSRRPGEKALVLGTRGFTHALTFSTHTVPEGLRRTWTEPFLCPSSGCERRRWTMFTESTAETTARESISGGPALSGVWVPLITPFAEGAVDHESVFRLVRHYVEAGVDGLIMAATTGEGLTLDDDEVAALAASAATAAAGRVPVYLGLSGSHTDKMIGTLGRLASLPVDGYLVACPYYTRPSQEGLYRHFSALADATERPLVLYNIPYRTGVNLANATLLRLAERANIVGVKDCCAEVAQSSELLRRRPKDFAVMTGEDVQFHLAVAQGASGGILAAAHVDTAAFIAVRRSLMSGDRALALRQWNCLIDTVRLLFSEPSPSPIKHWLWRQGLIRSPEVRLPMMPVTDALAAEINRRVAARPAA; from the coding sequence ATGCGTGATGTCGATGTCAGCATAGGCGAACGCAGCGGTGTTGCCACGCGATGCGGCGCGAATGTTGTGCTTGACCTGCCTTCGATCGTGGCGGTACTCATTGGCTATGCGTCATATTCGCCGAACCCAAGTCGCCGTCCCGGCGAAAAAGCTCTGGTCCTGGGGACCCGAGGGTTCACGCATGCGCTGACGTTCAGCACGCATACAGTTCCCGAAGGGCTCCGCCGGACATGGACGGAGCCTTTTTTATGTCCGTCCTCCGGCTGCGAACGCAGGAGATGGACCATGTTCACCGAGTCGACAGCAGAGACTACCGCAAGAGAAAGCATATCCGGCGGCCCCGCCCTCTCCGGGGTCTGGGTGCCGCTCATCACACCGTTCGCCGAGGGCGCCGTCGACCACGAGTCGGTCTTCCGCCTCGTGCGTCACTACGTCGAAGCCGGCGTCGACGGCCTCATCATGGCCGCGACCACGGGCGAGGGGCTGACGCTCGACGACGACGAGGTCGCGGCGCTCGCGGCCTCGGCCGCGACGGCGGCGGCCGGAAGGGTGCCGGTCTACCTGGGACTTTCCGGCAGTCACACCGATAAGATGATCGGCACGCTCGGGAGGCTCGCCTCGCTCCCGGTCGACGGCTATCTCGTGGCCTGTCCCTACTACACGCGGCCGTCGCAGGAAGGCCTGTACCGGCATTTCAGCGCCCTGGCCGATGCGACCGAGAGGCCGCTCGTCCTCTACAACATCCCGTATCGGACGGGCGTCAATCTCGCGAACGCGACACTGCTGCGGTTGGCCGAGCGCGCGAACATCGTCGGCGTGAAGGACTGCTGCGCCGAAGTCGCCCAGTCGTCCGAACTGCTCAGGCGTCGGCCGAAGGACTTCGCGGTCATGACGGGGGAAGATGTGCAGTTCCATCTGGCGGTCGCGCAAGGTGCGTCCGGCGGGATCCTGGCAGCCGCGCATGTGGATACAGCGGCCTTCATCGCGGTGCGCCGGTCCTTGATGAGCGGCGATCGTGCGCTCGCCCTGCGTCAATGGAACTGCCTGATCGATACGGTGCGGCTTCTTTTTTCCGAGCCGTCGCCGTCGCCGATCAAGCACTGGCTGTGGCGCCAGGGCCTGATCCGCTCGCCGGAGGTGCGCCTGCCGATGATGCCGGTGACGGACGCTCTGGCAGCGGAGATCAACCGGCGCGTCGCCGCCCGCCCTGCGGCATGA
- a CDS encoding C4-dicarboxylate TRAP transporter substrate-binding protein has protein sequence MKKLLLGTALALALGIAGTASAETLKAAHYLSTKHPVGVGYQTFADELKKNTNGDITLRIFPGEALLGAKAISDGVRDGVADIGFDTLTYTPSYYPHGVLLNDLAMVGENDMAAAFAITELFTQHCKACLDEFAKQNQVFTSGMSTAPYVLVNKVDMNSPEKIKGMKLRAGGSLWDRFASSVGATGVNIPTSEMYEALSRGILDGAMYAVGGLKTHGLGDVATQVITLNLGSFRAGNLFSFNREVWKDLTPEQRTAVFKALSVAVVRTVIEYGKGDQEALEVAKAKNIPVVAPDPALQKLRDEFVEKDLPGIIENAKTRLGIADAGDFVAKYREIYAKYEKMLAPMQGDQAKLSEALYSEVYAKLDPKTFGVN, from the coding sequence ATGAAGAAGCTATTGCTCGGCACGGCGCTGGCCCTCGCACTCGGCATCGCGGGCACGGCATCCGCCGAAACCCTCAAGGCAGCCCACTATCTGAGCACGAAGCACCCGGTGGGTGTCGGCTACCAGACCTTCGCCGACGAACTGAAGAAGAACACGAACGGCGATATCACCCTGCGCATCTTCCCGGGCGAGGCGCTGCTCGGCGCCAAGGCGATCTCGGACGGCGTGCGCGACGGCGTGGCCGACATCGGGTTCGACACCCTGACCTACACGCCGTCCTACTATCCGCACGGCGTGCTCCTGAACGACCTCGCCATGGTCGGCGAGAACGACATGGCGGCAGCCTTCGCCATCACCGAGCTGTTCACCCAGCACTGCAAGGCGTGCCTCGACGAGTTCGCCAAGCAGAACCAAGTCTTCACCTCCGGGATGAGTACCGCGCCATACGTGCTCGTGAACAAGGTCGACATGAACTCCCCGGAGAAGATCAAGGGGATGAAGCTGCGGGCCGGCGGCTCGCTCTGGGACCGTTTCGCCAGCTCCGTCGGCGCCACCGGCGTGAACATCCCGACCTCGGAGATGTACGAGGCGCTGTCGCGCGGCATTCTCGACGGGGCGATGTACGCCGTCGGCGGTCTCAAGACGCATGGCCTCGGCGATGTCGCAACCCAGGTCATCACCCTCAACCTTGGCTCGTTCCGCGCCGGCAACCTGTTTTCGTTCAACCGCGAGGTGTGGAAGGACCTGACGCCCGAGCAGCGGACCGCCGTCTTCAAGGCCCTCTCCGTCGCCGTCGTCCGTACCGTGATCGAATACGGCAAGGGCGATCAGGAGGCCCTGGAGGTCGCCAAGGCGAAGAACATTCCCGTCGTCGCGCCCGACCCCGCTCTCCAGAAACTGCGGGACGAGTTCGTCGAGAAGGACCTGCCCGGCATCATCGAGAACGCCAAGACCCGCCTCGGCATTGCCGACGCCGGCGACTTCGTCGCGAAGTATCGCGAGATCTACGCAAAGTACGAGAAGATGCTCGCGCCGATGCAGGGCGACCAGGCGAAGCTCAGCGAAGCCCTCTACAGCGAGGTCTACGCGAAGCTCGATCCGAAGACCTTCGGCGTCAACTGA
- a CDS encoding ATP-binding cassette domain-containing protein — translation MAAVIEAKDLAKRYGEVEAVRGVSFAIPCGACIGLLGPNGAGKTTTMRMLMGLTRPTGGSLSVFGARPESLGRAYRARIGLVPQEDNLDPDLTVRQNLEVYGRYFGIGSAVLATRVPELLDFMQLSERGHAKVIQLSGGMKRRLVIARALIADPELVVLDEPTTGLDPQARVLIWRRLLDLKKLGKTLLLTTHYMDEAQRLCDRIVIIDAGRVLDEDTPAGLIGRHVRGHVFELPKPLPDGFPPEGVEHEDIGDAVLFYVADPDDMLHRLPLTATYLRREANLEDVFLRLTGRRLREG, via the coding sequence ATGGCCGCAGTCATCGAAGCGAAAGATCTGGCGAAACGCTACGGCGAGGTCGAGGCGGTCCGTGGCGTGAGCTTCGCCATCCCATGCGGCGCCTGCATCGGTCTGCTCGGTCCCAACGGAGCCGGAAAGACCACGACGATGCGGATGCTGATGGGCCTGACCCGCCCGACTGGTGGCAGCCTCTCGGTATTCGGGGCCCGTCCCGAGTCGCTCGGCCGCGCCTATCGCGCCCGCATCGGGCTCGTCCCACAGGAGGACAATCTCGACCCGGATCTCACGGTGCGTCAGAATCTCGAGGTCTACGGCCGATATTTCGGCATCGGGTCGGCGGTTCTGGCGACCCGCGTGCCGGAACTCCTCGATTTCATGCAGCTGAGCGAGCGCGGCCACGCCAAGGTGATTCAGCTGTCCGGGGGCATGAAACGCCGTCTCGTCATCGCGCGGGCGTTGATCGCCGATCCGGAACTGGTCGTGCTCGACGAACCCACGACAGGCCTGGATCCCCAGGCGCGCGTCCTGATCTGGCGCCGCCTGCTCGACCTGAAGAAGCTGGGCAAGACCCTGCTGCTCACCACCCACTACATGGACGAGGCCCAGCGTCTCTGCGACCGCATCGTCATCATCGACGCCGGGCGCGTGCTCGACGAGGATACGCCGGCGGGCCTTATCGGCCGCCATGTCCGCGGCCACGTGTTCGAGTTGCCGAAGCCGCTTCCGGACGGCTTTCCACCGGAGGGGGTCGAGCACGAGGACATCGGCGACGCGGTCCTGTTCTACGTCGCCGACCCGGACGACATGCTCCACCGCCTGCCGTTGACGGCGACCTACCTGCGCCGCGAGGCGAACCTCGAAGACGTGTTCCTGCGCCTGACCGGGCGCCGCCTGCGCGAAGGTTGA
- the hyfB gene encoding hydrogenase 4 subunit B, whose translation MSVHVCLFAIFVLLSGCPAGIWAARRPGGSALIYSVCAAVAAVMAGTALGVLVRPGETAGAVLPMGVPWLQAHFEIDALSAFFLLVINLGALAASIYGMGTGRSEPEAGRILPFYPLFLAGMNLVLLAADAFTFLLSWESMSLASWALVMAHHRQSETQRAGFVYIVMAAFGTLALLLAFGLLAGAGGNYAFSQLRQAGPDAGLGVVVLLLVLIGAGSKGGLAPLHVWLPLAHPAAPSHVSALMSGVMTKVAIYALLRILLDLLGGVQWWWGALLMTLGALTAVLGVLYALMESDLKRLLAYSTVENVGFIFIGIGLGMAFQANGMNAAAALAYSAALFHVLNHSWIKSLLFLGAGAVLHATHERRLDALGGLIRRMPYTAFCFLVGSAAIASLPPLNAFASEWLTLQAILLSPDLPQWLLRFLVPAVGALMVLAAALAGAVFVKAFGIAFLGRPRSAEAEAAQETNRLAGAAMTMLVVLCVLAGIFTGPVLHVIQPAVAAIVERPAVPGFGIADIAFVAPTGVGGGSYSGFFVFLFVAMSGWGAALAIHRGASRATRRSPAWDCGFALNHPAFQYGAGSMAQPLRRIFGTVVFRATETVEMPPPGSVEPARYCTTQRDPAWDLIFTPVAGVVAAIADRIDGLQFLSIRRYLAMMFAGLVALLILVALWR comes from the coding sequence GTGAGCGTGCACGTCTGTCTGTTCGCGATTTTCGTCCTGCTGTCCGGATGTCCGGCCGGCATCTGGGCGGCGCGGCGTCCGGGGGGATCCGCGCTGATCTACAGCGTGTGTGCAGCCGTTGCCGCTGTGATGGCGGGGACCGCCCTGGGCGTCCTCGTCCGACCCGGCGAGACAGCCGGCGCCGTTCTTCCGATGGGCGTTCCCTGGCTTCAGGCGCATTTTGAGATCGACGCGCTGAGTGCCTTCTTTCTCCTGGTGATCAACCTCGGTGCCCTCGCCGCCAGCATCTACGGCATGGGAACGGGCCGCTCCGAGCCAGAGGCCGGGCGGATCCTGCCCTTCTATCCCCTGTTCCTCGCCGGCATGAACCTCGTGCTGCTCGCCGCCGATGCGTTCACGTTCCTGCTGTCGTGGGAATCGATGTCGCTCGCGTCGTGGGCGCTGGTGATGGCACACCATCGGCAGAGCGAAACCCAACGCGCCGGATTCGTCTACATCGTGATGGCAGCCTTCGGAACCCTGGCGCTCCTGCTGGCTTTCGGCCTGCTGGCTGGGGCCGGCGGCAACTACGCGTTCTCGCAACTGCGCCAAGCCGGGCCCGACGCAGGCCTCGGCGTGGTCGTCCTGCTGCTCGTCCTGATCGGCGCCGGATCGAAGGGGGGCCTGGCACCGCTGCACGTCTGGCTGCCGCTGGCGCATCCCGCAGCCCCCTCGCACGTGTCCGCGCTGATGAGCGGCGTCATGACCAAGGTTGCCATCTACGCGCTGCTGCGGATCCTGCTCGACCTGCTCGGCGGCGTGCAGTGGTGGTGGGGCGCGCTGCTGATGACGCTCGGCGCCCTGACCGCGGTGCTCGGCGTCCTGTACGCGCTGATGGAATCGGATCTGAAACGCCTGCTCGCCTACAGCACCGTAGAGAATGTCGGCTTCATCTTCATCGGCATCGGCCTGGGGATGGCCTTCCAGGCGAACGGCATGAACGCCGCGGCGGCGCTCGCCTACAGCGCAGCGCTGTTCCATGTCCTGAACCACTCCTGGATCAAAAGCTTGCTCTTTCTCGGCGCCGGCGCCGTTCTGCACGCGACGCACGAGCGCCGTCTCGACGCACTCGGCGGGCTGATCCGCAGGATGCCCTACACCGCCTTCTGCTTTCTTGTCGGGTCGGCGGCGATCGCCTCGCTTCCGCCGCTCAACGCCTTTGCGTCGGAGTGGCTCACCCTGCAGGCGATCCTGCTCAGTCCCGACCTGCCCCAATGGCTGCTGCGCTTTCTGGTGCCCGCGGTCGGCGCCCTGATGGTGCTGGCGGCAGCCCTGGCCGGGGCGGTCTTCGTGAAGGCCTTCGGCATCGCCTTCCTCGGTAGGCCGAGGTCCGCGGAGGCGGAGGCGGCACAGGAGACCAACCGCCTCGCCGGCGCCGCCATGACGATGCTGGTCGTGCTCTGCGTTCTGGCCGGGATCTTCACCGGTCCCGTCCTGCACGTCATCCAGCCGGCGGTTGCGGCGATCGTCGAGCGGCCCGCCGTGCCCGGCTTCGGTATCGCGGACATCGCCTTCGTCGCACCGACCGGTGTCGGCGGCGGGTCCTACAGCGGCTTCTTCGTCTTCCTGTTCGTCGCGATGTCCGGATGGGGCGCCGCGCTTGCCATCCATCGCGGCGCGTCGCGTGCCACCCGCCGGTCGCCCGCGTGGGATTGCGGGTTTGCGCTGAACCATCCCGCCTTCCAGTACGGCGCAGGCAGCATGGCCCAGCCACTGCGCCGGATCTTCGGCACCGTGGTGTTCCGGGCGACGGAAACCGTGGAAATGCCGCCGCCGGGAAGCGTCGAACCGGCCCGCTACTGCACGACGCAGCGCGATCCCGCGTGGGACCTGATCTTCACCCCGGTGGCGGGGGTCGTGGCGGCGATCGCGGACCGGATCGACGGCCTGCAGTTCCTATCGATCCGCCGCTATCTGGCCATGATGTTCGCCGGCCTCGTCGCACTGCTTATCCTCGTTGCGCTATGGCGGTGA
- a CDS encoding ABC transporter permease: MRLLNRFTLAVGRRQFMVWRRLWISSVVTNVLEPLIFLFAFGYGLGAVIDQIDDMDYLVFVVPGMMCYGAMFAASFETSIHAYARFQMQRTWDAILATPVSLGELLAGEAIWAALKGILSATCVLVIGTLWGGVPDLGTALLTYPILFLGGLCFACCGLAATGHAKSWEFFSYYFTFWVTPMFVFSGTFFEVDRFPWFVQAGAWLLPATHLIAVVRPLTASQPLDPVAAAGHLAYLAAMSAAAFALAHYRIGKRMFD, encoded by the coding sequence ATGCGGCTGCTGAACCGCTTCACGCTCGCCGTCGGACGGCGCCAGTTCATGGTCTGGCGACGGCTCTGGATATCCTCCGTCGTCACCAACGTGCTCGAGCCGCTGATCTTCCTCTTCGCCTTCGGCTATGGGCTAGGCGCGGTGATCGATCAGATCGACGACATGGACTATCTGGTCTTCGTCGTTCCCGGAATGATGTGTTACGGCGCGATGTTCGCGGCCAGCTTCGAGACTTCGATCCACGCCTATGCGCGCTTCCAGATGCAGCGCACCTGGGACGCGATCCTGGCGACGCCGGTGTCGCTCGGCGAACTGCTGGCGGGCGAGGCGATCTGGGCTGCCCTCAAGGGGATCCTGTCGGCGACCTGCGTCCTGGTGATCGGGACGTTGTGGGGCGGCGTGCCGGACCTGGGCACCGCGCTGCTGACCTACCCCATCCTGTTTCTCGGCGGCCTGTGCTTCGCCTGCTGCGGCCTCGCCGCGACGGGCCACGCCAAGTCGTGGGAGTTCTTCAGCTACTACTTCACCTTCTGGGTCACGCCGATGTTCGTGTTCTCAGGCACTTTCTTCGAAGTGGACCGCTTCCCCTGGTTCGTGCAAGCCGGCGCATGGCTGCTCCCGGCGACGCACCTGATCGCGGTGGTCCGGCCGCTGACGGCGTCCCAGCCCCTCGATCCGGTCGCGGCGGCGGGCCATCTCGCCTATCTGGCGGCGATGTCCGCGGCCGCGTTCGCCCTGGCGCACTACAGGATCGGCAAACGGATGTTCGACTGA
- a CDS encoding HWE histidine kinase domain-containing protein, which translates to MKARGQDNGDGLRQALAIGAGVALPLLAFAVIMVALFDREQGRTAERLLSQHTFAALQSVDRYMAADLKAMHALAHATPTDQPEAFFIELRRVITADPHWLSVRLRSLPDQQTLAVASRSSPLQMPSVPPLSEDAVQTAVERGVWIGNMETIEGQNGPLRYVRLAVPVVRNGNAIAILTAFIKPTIYSQALVESGIPQDWTAAALDRNLTIVGRSRAPEEFVGASATESLRTEIESGTERFFFSHNQEGARVYTALFRSPLTGWIMAVGVPEAIVRAPVIRTMVAVGIGGIGALALAVLIGTVLARTFASRNRAERRLLALAGEKETEQRVTDIAANLPGAIIRRVLHPDGTITYPYVSERIADVMGMAVDEARSAGSLVDWAPYVHPDDRAFWQKQVMTSARTMRPYRFDARALGSDGSIRWVRSIGHPRRRKDGAIVWDGVILDVTETKKAEQRQDLLVQELSHRVKNTLAVVTSIARRTMMQTASKEEFAVAFDGRLQALARAHTLLTRTRWEGSGLREVVEEALAPFRRGQGATFSIEGPEYSVAPRTAITLTLVLHELATNAAKYGALSVPDGRVSISWTIVEDGAQLELSWVERGGPPPQPSTVPGFGTTLITRSVGHELGGDASLTFPPAGAECRLRIPLGFIDASDVKDAPQ; encoded by the coding sequence ATGAAAGCGCGCGGACAGGACAATGGCGACGGACTGCGTCAGGCACTGGCGATCGGCGCCGGCGTCGCGCTGCCGCTGCTCGCGTTCGCCGTCATCATGGTCGCGCTCTTCGACCGCGAGCAGGGACGTACCGCCGAGCGCCTCCTGTCGCAGCACACGTTTGCGGCGCTGCAGTCGGTCGATCGCTACATGGCCGCGGACCTCAAGGCCATGCACGCCCTCGCTCATGCCACGCCGACCGATCAGCCAGAGGCGTTCTTCATCGAACTCCGGCGGGTGATCACCGCCGACCCGCACTGGCTATCGGTCAGGCTTCGCAGCCTGCCGGACCAGCAGACACTGGCCGTCGCCAGCAGGTCGTCACCGCTGCAGATGCCGTCGGTGCCCCCACTTTCCGAGGATGCGGTCCAAACGGCGGTCGAGCGTGGCGTCTGGATCGGCAACATGGAAACGATAGAGGGCCAGAACGGACCGCTGCGCTATGTCCGGCTCGCCGTCCCGGTGGTCAGGAACGGTAATGCCATCGCGATCCTGACGGCCTTCATCAAGCCGACGATCTATAGTCAGGCGCTGGTCGAATCGGGGATCCCTCAGGACTGGACCGCAGCGGCCCTCGATCGCAACCTGACGATCGTCGGGCGCTCGCGCGCCCCCGAAGAGTTCGTCGGTGCCAGCGCCACCGAATCGCTGCGAACCGAGATCGAATCGGGCACCGAGCGGTTCTTCTTCTCGCACAATCAAGAGGGCGCACGCGTCTATACCGCACTGTTCCGGTCACCGCTCACGGGATGGATCATGGCCGTGGGCGTCCCGGAGGCGATCGTTCGGGCGCCCGTGATCCGCACGATGGTCGCAGTCGGCATCGGCGGTATCGGCGCCCTCGCGCTCGCCGTACTGATCGGAACGGTCCTCGCTCGAACCTTCGCCTCCCGAAACCGCGCAGAACGCCGGCTCCTCGCGCTCGCCGGCGAGAAGGAAACCGAGCAGCGCGTAACCGACATCGCCGCGAACCTGCCGGGTGCGATCATCCGGCGCGTGCTGCATCCGGACGGCACCATCACCTATCCCTACGTCAGCGAGCGGATCGCCGACGTGATGGGCATGGCGGTCGACGAGGCACGCAGCGCCGGATCCCTGGTCGATTGGGCCCCGTACGTCCATCCCGACGACCGCGCCTTCTGGCAGAAGCAAGTCATGACGTCGGCCAGGACGATGCGGCCTTACCGCTTCGACGCGCGCGCACTCGGCAGCGACGGAAGCATCCGCTGGGTTCGGTCGATCGGCCACCCGCGCCGCCGAAAGGACGGCGCGATCGTCTGGGACGGGGTCATCCTCGACGTGACTGAGACGAAGAAAGCGGAGCAGCGTCAGGACCTGCTGGTGCAGGAACTGAGTCACCGGGTCAAGAACACCCTGGCTGTGGTGACGTCAATCGCCCGCCGCACCATGATGCAGACGGCCTCGAAGGAAGAATTCGCTGTGGCGTTCGACGGGCGTTTGCAGGCGCTCGCGCGCGCCCACACGCTGCTCACCCGAACGCGATGGGAGGGATCGGGGCTGCGCGAGGTCGTCGAGGAGGCGCTTGCGCCGTTCCGGCGCGGCCAGGGAGCGACCTTCAGCATTGAGGGACCGGAATACTCGGTGGCCCCACGCACTGCCATCACGCTGACCCTCGTCCTTCACGAACTCGCCACCAATGCCGCGAAGTACGGCGCCCTGTCCGTACCCGACGGCAGAGTCTCCATCAGCTGGACCATCGTCGAGGATGGAGCGCAGCTCGAGCTGTCCTGGGTCGAGCGAGGCGGGCCGCCACCACAACCCTCGACCGTGCCGGGCTTCGGCACGACGCTGATCACACGCAGCGTCGGCCACGAACTGGGCGGCGATGCCAGCCTGACCTTTCCACCGGCAGGCGCCGAATGCCGGCTGCGCATCCCGCTGGGTTTCATCGACGCTTCGGACGTGAAGGACGCGCCGCAGTGA